From the Candidozyma auris chromosome 2, complete sequence genome, the window ATAGTCccaattgatgatgattcaTCAAAATTCCGCCACCTTAATTTATGAGTACCAATTCGTCTCACGATATCGTTTACACAAGCTGCGAAGAGTCCCTGGCGGGCCGAGATATCGGTCTTGTAGTAGCGAAACCCATGAAGATAGTAAAATGTAGTGAACTCACTTCACTTCTTTGACCACCATCTTCACAAATCGGTAAATCTCCAGCTTCAATCTGAGAAGCTCGATGTTTTTGATGGCCAACTTGCCATTCAAACGCTTCACCACCGTCTTCACTATAGTATTGATCTCGGCATTAGCCAATCCAGTGACGCCGCTCCAATCTTTACTGATGCGCTCTCTCGCCAATGTGAGTTTAAAACATCCAACAATtagtttcttcaaattgaaaCCCATCTCGGTATAGTTGAGAAAGTTGTTTGACTGATTCAAATAGCGCAAAAGGTAAATAATGTCCATATAGCGAAACAAGTAAATGATACCTTTCATAAAAAGAGGCAAAGTCAACTGCAAGCGGCTTGTCAAGATCAAGAGGAATTGGTCCAACGGCATCTCCTCCGGGTCAATAGTACGAGCAGACTCTGGAGGAAACGAGTTGTGAATTTTCATCGCAACGTACTTCACAGCAATCTTCATAAGCTGAGAACGTTCTAGTTTGAACTGAGCGTCAGAAATCGTAGAGGTTGCTTGAGTGGCTTCTGTCGCAGATGGGAGTTCCTCTGCTTGAGGAGCAAGTTCGGTTTCCACAGATCGAAGAGGTTCATCGCGTGACTTTTCTATGGATTCCATAGACTGATTCTCCTCCTTGAGAGACCGCTTCACCTgctcagcagcagccagTGCTGGGGGCAGTTTCACTGCAGGTCTAGAAAACACCAGAGAAGCGCCCTTCGACGAATGCGAGCTCTCGGCATCCgattcctcttcttcgttgtCGGAGACCAATGAGGGCACATCAATAAAGTCCATGAGACGAATTTCTTGCTCCTGCTTCTCGTTGGATTCGTCGTGCTTCTGCTCCACAACGGACGTGGTAGCAGAAGGAGCAGGAGTGGGCAAATGGTGAAATTGGGGTCTGTTTGAAGCTTTTAAAAACGCTTCTGTGAAAGAGCCTGAGGCAATGCCGTTGGCAGCGCCTTCAGAGGCGTCAAAGGGCCCATGGCCCAGGCCGGATTTCCGGTGCAATCGAGGATGATGAGGCGGCACTTTCGAAAATGTATTGTCCGAGATGGTGACCATAGGGAACATTTACGAAAGCAAGCAAAATGAGCGGTTTATAGGTGTGGCACAGATTCGTTCAATGAATATAGGCCACAGTGGATTGTTTGAAACGTAACAAATGAGTAATGAGAGAAAAATCAAACGATTAGCCGTAAGTCAGTAAACACAGGTATGAGGTTGAAACACACGCGGAGCAAGTCTTAACAAACAATGGATGAAACTATCTTgcttttgttgaaaaacGTTAGACTGGGGAGCTGGGCTGCTAGTCTAATAATGCATAGTGGATAATCGAAGGTGTGATTTGGAGTTGGGAAAGATTAAAGATGTTCAAGTATTCGTCTGAAACTGTGAGTTGGTTGGCTAACGCAATGAGTGggtttctgaagatgacCGGCTATCTTAGAGGTTACTCTTCAGATGAGTTTTTAGGGGAGAAGGTTGGCTAGGTAGAATCGCGCTCTCGGATGAGTCAGTGGGATGCTGCTCACGTGATGCAGCCGCCACATTGCACGGAACACAAGGTAGCTTAAGAAATTGGAAGTTGTATTTGAGGGTTTCATGATTCTCTTGTTTAGGCTCCCAAGGGGCATTTTtattgagctcttcttctctggagCTTCTGTGCTCGTTGGTGTTTAAAGCATCCCGTGGTTCGGATTGACTCACATCGCACACCTAATCCGGTCTTTTCCGGagtgggtgcaaaaaagtgTCACATCTGAAAGTCAGAATTCAAAGGTTTAGCTGTAAGGAATTTGCGATCTGTAACAACGTAATGAAGTCACTTCTGTGAAAGGGTGATTTTGTGCCGTTTATACTCTTACGAGATTGGGAACATCATaggatttggaagagcAAATGGAGTGGTCTGGAAAATGTGTAGTTTCCAGTCAAGTTCATTGGCCATTTTCAGAAATTATACACAATCAGGGGATCGCCTGAGTCTCGTTCTAATCAACGCTCAACGGCGATGTTTCGGTGTTACACGTGTTACTATGGGATTCACTTATCGCTGCAAAAGTCTTAATTTGGCACACAAGTCGTATAATGATTCAGCAGAGACACCGTTTGTAGATGTAATTAGGTAAACATGAATTTCTTAAGCTATGGTTTCGCATATGATGGAATTTTTGGTACTCCAAAATTCATGTCAGAATAACTTTTGTTCGAGAGTAATGCCACTCGTTCATTGAGCGAAGCGtcactgcttcttcatgttCGTCAGCAATCTTCATTTGCATCGTTGCCGTTTGTACTCTTCAATGTCCGTTTACACCCTGACTCGGATGATCTGAAACACTTACGAGAGTGAGTAGAGAGTAGCCGAATTAGTGATTGTATTTGGCAATCGATGATTAATTTTCTACAGCTGCGCAAATACTATACTTATTTTAGAGAAACTCACAACCAAAATTGGAAGATATGCTTTATATTAATGAAAGCTAAACTTTTTCCGCTACTAATCTAGAAACACACATGCTCATCAAGAGTACTCAGTAGTAAGCTGAGGGAAAGAAATATCAGAACTATGAAGCCTAAATAGCATACAAGTCTTAATTCATTAGGTAGAACAGCTTATAACAATTCTTGTTCGAAGGCTCTATGCAATAATGAATCACTTGTTAAGTGCCCTTGTCCGCTGGCGGTAGCTGAGCATTGTTCGTACCTCGGTGATCTAGCCAAAATGCCCTTACGTACTTCATCTGTTTTTGCAATTAAAATATTGACATATTCAGATAGAGAGTGATagaaacgaagaaaacCTCAAAAAATCCTAACTCAGAACTCTATGTAAAATTTCACTTTACATAAAttatcttctttgcctAAAGtatcctttttttcttggGGAGAGGGTGGGCTATTGCGGGCCCAAAGTGAGGCACAACTCAAAGTAAGCAGCTTCTCTTAAAAATCATCTTGTAAACGAAAATACGATATTTACAGATACATACAAGCTTTCAACCTTCCTTCTACCCTCCAATTTGTTgacatttctttttctatttcatttttttgtctgGTTTTGTTGTGGGTCACCTCACATCGATCTCAGATGCTATCGCGAAATCAACCACTATCTTCCTTACTTCCATGGCCGAGCCGATGCGATTGCCCTCCATGTCCAACGTCAACCGATCATATAAAGACGCAATTGCCGCCTTGAACAGCCTCCAGTCGAATTATGCCTCGATCGAGGCGCTCAAGCTGCAAAAAGACTTTCTGCCGAAACAAAGATCGGAGCTCTCCATCGCCGAGGTATATGAGTTTATCAGGCGTTTGGGATATAAGCCAAAGGAATTTGATAGGTTGAATGTCGTTCACGTTACAGGCACAAAGGGGAAAGGCTCGACTTGTGCGTTTGTGGATTCGGTGCTTCGACAGTACCGAGGTAGCGGCATAGGCAAAGTGGGGCTCTTCACCAGTCCTCACCTCAAGTCTGTCAGAGAGCGGATCAGAATAGACGGCCAGCCAATTACGGAGCAGAAATTCACGAAATACTTCTACGAAGTGTGGGATAAGCTTTCGCTGACGACGTCGCTGCCTGAAGAGTTCCCTTCGTTGCAACCTTGTGATGTCGTGAAACCAATGTATTTCAAGTACCTCACGGTGCTCTCATTCCACGTTTTCATGTCTGAGGGGGTGGACACTGCTATTTATGAGGTGGGCGTAGGAGGGAAGTACGATTCTACCAATATCGTCCAGCACCCCACTGTTGCAGGTGTAAGTTCCTTGGGAATTGACCATACGTTTATGTTGGGCAACACTATCGACTCAATTGCATGGAATAAGGCGGGTATTTTTAAGCTGGGCTGTCCTGCTGTTGTGTCAGAGCAGTCGGAGTTCCCTGAGCTGATTGAAATCGTGAAGAAGGTTGCCGACGAAGTGGGGGTGTCCCTGTTTGAAGTAGTGGGTTCCTCGATAATTCCTCCTGACGTGAAATTGGGTCTTGCAGGCTCCTTTCAGCGTCAGAATGCTGCTTTGGCCGTGAAGTTAGCAGACATTCATCTTCGAAAACTTGGTGTCCCAGACTCTGATTTGCCCACATGGAACGACGGCACGCCCACTTTGCCTGAAAAATTCATTGTGGGTCTTGCGAACACGAAATGGGACGGAAGGTGTCAGAGACTAACCggccaagaaggctttGAAAATGTCACTTGGTACATTGACGGTGCTCATACACTAGAGTCTATACGAGTCGCATCTGAGTGGTTTAGCTCGAGTGTGGTCAAACAGAGACAACGCCCAGGTGCTCCTAATATCCTTTTATTTAATCAGCAAGCTAGAGAGAACGCTCTGGATTTATTGCAGAAACTTCATGACACTGTTTCAGCAGCGGGTGTCAAATTTGACCatgtcatcttcaccaccaacatCACCTGGTCCGATGGAAGCTATAACAGCGACTTGGTCTCGCTTAATAATTCTAAAGAACAAGTTGATAAGCTCGTTATCCAGAAGGAGTTGGCTGAGAAATGGAGCTCTTTGGATCAGGCTAAGGGACAAACATCACGAAAGCATATTTTCCCTGATATCGAAACAAGtctcaacttcatcaagagtTTGACTAACGATGACCATCATGTTGACACATTTGTTTGTGGATCGTTGCATTTAGTTGGAGGGTTCCTTGCGGTGCTagaaggagaaagagactAAAATGTGTTATGTAGGCGAGACAATTTGAATAATACTGTAATTTGTAATTTCTTTATCCTGTTAGTATATGATAGCTATAAGTACAGAGAAAAGAATGTAGCAACCCATCCATGATTCTTTCGTTTTATATTCGTAGACAATTAGTTTCCAGAGTTGTTGTTCACAATCCTGTCCTTTGCATCCCTCACAATCTCATTGATGTTATCTAACGAGTGTCTCCACTCAAGCAATGCCTTCTTCACGGTGTCCAAATCCTTTGCAAGCTGTTCCTTGTTGCCTGCCAACACGATTCTATTAGCTCtcaccaagttgaacgTCTGCTCAACCTGGTTCATTTTACCTTCGATTACGCCCGCCTTGATCGAGTCGATTAACAATTTCTCGAACTCCTCTTGAGATGATGCCAATTCACTTGGGATGTCGGTGTACTTGAAGGTGTTCTTGCCAGAATTATCACTCTCAACGAAGAACCTCGTTAAAGCCAACACCTTCGACTTGTTTATGACGTTTTTGGAGACAGACTGAGGGACAGAGGTGATAAACTCTCCCTTGGTGTACTTATCAAACACACTCACGAGTTCATCAGAAGCATTTTGTTGCATGGCCTGAGcaacgttgttgttgaccaagAAAGTGACATCCACCTCTGGAGACGCCAAAGCAAACCCAATCATTGTTTGCAATTCCTGTAAGGTAAGGGAAAACTGCGAGGTAAATTGTTTTATCAAGTGCAAGGACTTTAATGTGTACTGCTTGTCTAAAGCGATGAATTGCCAGAAGAGACCCTTAATCTGATCCTCCGAGGCACCCGCAGCGACTAACCACTGCACTATGTGGCTCCCGATGGCGGACTGTATCAATGCAAAGTCGATGTCTGTGTCGGTGacgatcttcaagatcaactcAATAAAAAACACTCTAGTAGGGGAAGAGGCAGgcaaaaagttgaaaaagGTGTTCAACACCGACAACACCGTGGTGGGTTTGAGCGACCTCCTGTCTCTTAAAGAAGGCATTTGCTTGGGCGTGGAGGCGATCAAAAGGTTGATCAATGCACCATCTTTCTGTAAAAGCGTCTCGAACGACTTCTGCTCCAACTCGGATCTGAGGTACGCGAGCAAATAAAAAATAGGCTCGAACTCTCTGTCAGACAATTTCGTTAACAACTCAGGCGTTGCCACGCTGGAGATCTGCTTGGCCAATTCGACCTTGTTGGCGATTTGACCggtcttctcatcaaagtAGGGTTTGATGGAGTCAGAGAAGTCGGTATTCTGTTGCACCGTGTTCACAATCAGCGAGAACTCCTCAACAGAGTCTTTGATCTCGTTCTCGACGACAATAACCGAGGCCATGAGGGGTGTGGAGGTATTGACGTGGCTAGGGTTCTGATCGAATCTTAACTATATGTAAtggcttttttttcaacactttttttctgtgtGTAGTCGTGCGCTCACCGCCAGAGATGGACCATCAGAGTAGACAGAGAAAGGTATCACTCTGTCTTCGGGTCTGCTTTCTGTATGTATGTAGAGGTATTTATGGATTGTAACTTTACTGGAATGGTTCTATCATTCTTGCGAAATTGATGTGTCTGTGAATTCGTCGGCGTTTATTGGTTTTGATGGGTTTTGCAGCCGTGCGAGGCCGATACTAaggacttcttcaaggtacttgaaaaaagaaaaatgaattTAATACAAATAAAATCTATTCAGTTTTGGGGAGAGAATGGAGGTCTTGGTTTCATTTGTCAAGATATTGACTAATCAAGGCAATGCTAAAAAACGAAAGAGGCTCAGTGGTAGCGGTGTAACAGAGCAGAATAGCTTGCACTGAGATTATTCTTActcatcttcctcttcctcctcggtGATGATCGCTTGCCTCTCATAAATTCTCGAGGGAGTTGCACTATCATGCCTCCAGCGAGAGTCACTCATATCTCCATTCATAGTCCACTTCTGATTTCCTGAATCATTTTTCTTCGGGTCAAAGACGTTTTTGACCGGCTTCACAACCCCACTCATTGTATtaaatttcttgaaaattgGCGGTGACGGCGACCGGTTCATACCATTGCCGGGAATGGGCTGCACAGGCGTAGGGGTTTGGACATTGGGTGAAGGTGCAGCCTTTCCATAGTTAGGTTGTCTTGGTCCTCTGAGTGAGGGATGGGTGCCATTGCGAGGAAATCCAATCTTTTGCCGAGGTGAAACAGGTCGCTGATCAGCATTGGCTCCATAATCATGAATTTTTGACCTGGACTCGCTATCCTCTGATGAGTTGCTGGAAACTTGTGAAAGCGAATGTTTTTTGTTTCGAGACTGTTGGCCCGTTGCCTGTGTACTCGTGGTGAGTATCAGGGTATCGGATGCCATCCTACTTGTAGATGGTCGTTTCTTCCTCAGCGCATTAGAATTTGACTGAGCCATGCTCGTGGATGAGTGCTTATTATGCAACAAGTCTTGCTGGGATATATTAATTGACAGCTCATATATGGCGTCATCATCATAGAAATCTTCATCCATGTCTGTTCCGTCGAGCATTTCTAACTCAGACTCAGACATTGGGTACGTTTGACTTAGTTGTGAGAACTGACTAATTTGAGACACCACAGATTCGGGTCGTTGTCTTCTTCCCGAACTCAAAAGACTCTCATGAACAATCGAGTTATTAGTCCTATCCAAGTGATCGCTCATGTGGGAAGAGCCGGTGTTATTAGTGTTAGCAGTCTGATTCGATGATTCACGATGATGGCC encodes:
- a CDS encoding tetrahydrofolate synthase produces the protein MSNVNRSYKDAIAALNSLQSNYASIEALKSQKDFSPKQRSELSIAEVYEFIRRLGYKPKEFDRLNVVHVTGTKGKGSTCAFVDSVLRQYRGSGIGKVGLFTSPHLKSVRERIRIDGQPITEQKFTKYFYEVWDKLSSTTSSPEEFPSLQPCDVVKPMYFKYLTVLSFHVFMSEGVDTAIYEVGVGGKYDSTNIVQHPTVAGVSSLGIDHTFMLGNTIDSIAWNKAGIFKSGCPAVVSEQSEFPESIEIVKKVADEVGVSSFEVVGSSIIPPDVKLGLAGSFQRQNAALAVKLADIHLRKLGVPDSDLPTWNDGTPTLPEKFIVGLANTKWDGRCQRLTGQEGFENVTWYIDGAHTLESIRVASEWFSSSVVKQRQRPGAPNILLFNQQARENASDLLQKLHDTVSAAGVKFDHVIFTTNITWSDGSYNSDLVSLNNSKEQVDKLVIQKELAEKWSSLDQAKGQTSRKHIFPDIETSLNFIKSLTNDDHHVDTFVCGSLHLVGGFLAVLEGERD